One window from the genome of Streptomyces sp. NBC_00287 encodes:
- a CDS encoding GntR family transcriptional regulator, producing the protein MIRPVPSRRDAIADDLRDRITTGRIKPGERLPSESHLAAQYEVSTPTLRNALAVLQVEGLVEKVHGKGNFVRRPFRRITYVGGGRTPDAQIAALAPLSVTVHTTRVRARGHLTTLLRLPTGSPLTEILCLGHEGERPHSLARVYVPCDLAPATGLRESLPYEGVMTRLMELRPPLAEVREEINVRLPTPKEASTLRISLALAVLAVTRQTVDTAGRVVEAALLVLPGDRADAVFTTHYVIDERAAEG; encoded by the coding sequence GTGATCCGGCCCGTGCCCTCTCGTCGCGACGCTATCGCCGATGACCTCCGAGACCGGATCACCACCGGCCGGATCAAGCCCGGCGAGCGCCTTCCGTCCGAGTCCCACCTCGCCGCGCAATACGAGGTCAGCACACCGACACTGCGGAACGCTCTCGCTGTGCTCCAAGTTGAGGGCCTCGTCGAGAAGGTCCACGGCAAGGGGAACTTCGTTCGTCGTCCCTTCCGCAGAATCACGTACGTCGGAGGAGGTCGGACCCCTGACGCACAGATCGCGGCTCTTGCACCTCTGAGCGTCACCGTCCACACCACCAGGGTTCGTGCTCGTGGGCACCTGACGACCCTGCTGAGGCTGCCGACCGGCAGCCCTCTGACCGAGATCCTCTGTCTCGGCCACGAGGGCGAGAGGCCTCACAGCCTGGCTCGCGTCTACGTCCCTTGCGACCTCGCGCCGGCCACCGGGCTCCGCGAATCACTCCCGTACGAGGGGGTGATGACGCGACTGATGGAACTCCGCCCACCGTTGGCTGAAGTCCGGGAGGAGATCAACGTCCGCCTCCCGACACCGAAGGAGGCATCCACCCTTCGGATCAGCCTTGCCCTGGCAGTCCTCGCTGTCACGCGTCAGACAGTCGACACCGCTGGACGCGTGGTCGAGGCCGCGCTCCTGGTGCTGCCGGGGGACCGCGCGGACGCGGTGTTCACCACTCACTACGTGATCGACGAGAGGGCGGCGGAAGGATGA
- a CDS encoding GntR family transcriptional regulator: MSEQPPYLRIADELRRRIAEHEWEPGDRLPSRAQIGQECGVGDNVVRRAQELLISQGVLEGRAGSGTYVAEPRQRVRVVRSSAREQPNGSPFRADMKAVGRQGDWESRTEAKVPAPAEVATRLGIAEGELCVRTAYEFLADGKPVQLSTSWEPYDLTAGTVVVLPEGGPHAGAGVVNRMAEIGITVSHAVEQPEPRQATAGEASLLGIQKGALVTHIRRTYYSDQGRPVETADIVVPAALCEIVYEIPISR, encoded by the coding sequence ATGTCTGAGCAGCCGCCCTATCTCCGTATCGCCGACGAACTACGGCGGCGGATCGCGGAGCACGAGTGGGAGCCGGGGGACCGGCTTCCCTCCCGCGCCCAGATCGGCCAGGAGTGCGGCGTGGGCGACAACGTGGTGCGCCGGGCGCAGGAGTTGCTGATCTCCCAAGGTGTGCTGGAAGGCCGCGCCGGTTCCGGCACCTACGTCGCCGAGCCCCGGCAGCGGGTACGGGTGGTCCGGTCGTCGGCGCGCGAGCAGCCCAACGGGTCCCCGTTCCGCGCGGACATGAAGGCCGTGGGCAGGCAAGGCGACTGGGAGAGCCGGACCGAGGCCAAGGTCCCGGCACCGGCGGAGGTCGCCACGCGTCTCGGCATCGCCGAAGGTGAGCTGTGCGTCCGCACCGCCTACGAGTTCCTCGCTGACGGCAAGCCGGTGCAGCTGTCTACGAGTTGGGAGCCGTACGACCTCACCGCAGGCACGGTCGTCGTCCTCCCCGAGGGAGGGCCGCACGCCGGGGCAGGCGTCGTGAACCGCATGGCGGAGATCGGCATCACCGTCAGCCACGCGGTGGAGCAGCCCGAGCCGCGGCAGGCTACCGCCGGGGAGGCTTCGCTCCTGGGCATCCAGAAGGGCGCACTCGTCACGCACATCCGGCGGACGTACTACAGCGACCAGGGGCGGCCCGTGGAGACCGCGGACATCGTGGTGCCCGCCGCACTCTGCGAGATCGTCTACGAGATTCCGATCAGTCGATGA
- a CDS encoding bifunctional DNA primase/polymerase, whose product MATTDRQATTLALAHALSAAERGLAVIPLSRTKLPALRSPHRDDPHSCHGECGRFGHGVYDASTDPGRIRELFAAAPWATGYGIACGLPPHHLIGIDLDTKSGTDSSAALRELALRHLFTIPDTVVVLTPSGGRHLWLSGPPDVVVPNSAGRLAPGIDIRGAGGYLVGPGSRTEHGVYGTAPGTAHLAPAACPPALLRLLLPPPRAPHSPVPASAGDHGRGLVQFVLAAHEGQRNTRLFWAACRAYEDGIGPALVDPLVEAALDTGLNEREARATIASAARMTGHRP is encoded by the coding sequence ATGGCCACCACCGACCGGCAGGCCACGACGCTGGCCCTCGCACACGCCCTGTCAGCCGCCGAACGCGGACTGGCCGTCATCCCCCTGTCCCGGACGAAACTCCCGGCCCTGCGCTCCCCCCACCGCGACGACCCCCACTCCTGCCACGGCGAATGCGGCCGCTTCGGCCATGGCGTCTACGACGCCTCCACGGACCCCGGGCGCATCCGTGAACTGTTCGCCGCCGCACCCTGGGCGACCGGCTACGGCATCGCCTGCGGCCTCCCGCCCCACCATCTGATCGGCATCGACCTCGACACGAAGTCGGGTACGGACTCCTCCGCCGCCCTGCGCGAACTGGCCCTGCGCCACCTGTTCACCATCCCCGACACGGTGGTCGTCCTGACCCCGAGCGGCGGGCGCCACCTCTGGCTCAGCGGCCCCCCGGACGTCGTCGTCCCCAACTCGGCCGGCCGCCTGGCGCCCGGCATCGACATCCGGGGCGCAGGCGGCTACCTGGTCGGCCCCGGCTCCCGTACGGAACACGGCGTCTACGGCACCGCTCCGGGCACCGCGCACCTCGCCCCCGCGGCCTGCCCACCCGCCCTCCTCCGCCTCCTGCTCCCCCCGCCCCGCGCGCCGCACAGCCCGGTGCCTGCGTCGGCGGGCGACCACGGCCGGGGGCTGGTCCAGTTCGTCCTCGCCGCGCACGAGGGCCAGCGCAACACCCGGCTGTTCTGGGCCGCTTGCCGGGCCTACGAGGACGGGATCGGGCCCGCGCTGGTCGATCCCCTGGTCGAGGCGGCGCTCGACACGGGGCTGAACGAGCGGGAGGCGCGGGCAACGATCGCTTCGGCGGCGCGGATGACGGGGCACAGGCCATGA
- a CDS encoding DUF2637 domain-containing protein: protein MARPALRVDAVLVQAVIAGALSFAHLHDLAAAGQDGWKAWAYPVSVDLLLVAAWRRLRIDGPSGLAWCWFLIALVASLGANVATAGLLDLNDVPDWLRILVAAWPALAFMGGTLLAHSSALMPEVEPEPTATEPDPVPQPAAVPVAEESPALPTTAPSPAMPVPAALVDHARKVAADHHARTGARIDTDTHRR from the coding sequence ATGGCCCGCCCCGCCCTCCGTGTGGACGCCGTGCTCGTTCAGGCCGTCATTGCCGGGGCGCTGTCCTTCGCCCACCTGCACGACCTCGCCGCCGCTGGACAGGACGGCTGGAAGGCCTGGGCCTATCCGGTCTCGGTGGACCTGCTCCTGGTCGCCGCCTGGCGACGGCTGCGCATCGATGGCCCGTCCGGGCTGGCCTGGTGCTGGTTCCTCATCGCCCTGGTCGCCTCGCTCGGCGCCAACGTCGCCACCGCCGGACTGCTCGACCTGAACGACGTCCCGGACTGGCTGCGCATCCTCGTCGCAGCGTGGCCCGCCCTGGCGTTCATGGGCGGCACCCTCCTCGCTCACTCGTCGGCCCTCATGCCGGAGGTTGAGCCGGAACCGACCGCTACTGAGCCGGACCCGGTGCCCCAACCCGCCGCGGTCCCGGTGGCCGAGGAAAGCCCGGCCCTGCCCACTACCGCACCTTCCCCGGCCATGCCCGTCCCGGCCGCGCTGGTCGACCACGCCCGCAAGGTCGCAGCCGACCACCACGCCCGCACCGGCGCCCGGATCGACACCGACACCCACCGCCGATGA
- a CDS encoding DUF6928 family protein — MGAKTGLLVYADGDVPEVLRRVGAADQDRTATMMRRLYPGWEIEECEGSTLWDSVYPPKGTAYAASWPGVDVIGDQRVMIDAPSQLPEHLVAASAGRRLVLHAMHSVVDWLAFAVWEDGRLVRSLSLSPDSGIIENIGEPLPFELPYWAGDRPADVIPWPDEDEDPYPLPFHPLELGEDALRALCGFIQEGRPEPDDVDADNIRLHGFQVRDPHGPDPAEQEAQLRRAVEAMGPPRVYTFGPDGSLIERDGL, encoded by the coding sequence TTGGGAGCCAAGACGGGACTGCTGGTATACGCCGACGGCGACGTGCCGGAGGTGCTGCGACGAGTGGGGGCGGCGGACCAAGATCGGACGGCCACGATGATGCGGCGGCTCTACCCGGGCTGGGAGATCGAGGAGTGCGAGGGCTCTACGCTCTGGGACAGCGTGTATCCCCCGAAGGGGACGGCGTACGCGGCCAGCTGGCCTGGCGTGGACGTCATCGGTGATCAGAGGGTGATGATCGACGCCCCCTCCCAGCTCCCCGAACACCTCGTGGCGGCAAGCGCCGGCCGACGGCTCGTCCTGCACGCCATGCACAGCGTCGTCGACTGGCTGGCATTCGCCGTGTGGGAGGACGGGCGTCTCGTCCGTTCCCTGAGCCTGTCTCCGGACAGCGGCATCATCGAGAACATCGGCGAACCGCTCCCCTTTGAGCTGCCCTACTGGGCTGGAGACCGCCCAGCCGACGTCATCCCCTGGCCGGACGAGGACGAAGACCCGTACCCGCTGCCGTTCCACCCCTTGGAACTGGGCGAAGACGCACTGCGAGCGCTCTGCGGCTTCATCCAGGAGGGCCGCCCCGAGCCGGACGACGTCGACGCAGACAACATCCGACTGCACGGCTTCCAGGTGCGGGACCCGCACGGCCCTGATCCCGCTGAGCAGGAAGCGCAGCTGCGAAGGGCCGTGGAAGCCATGGGACCGCCACGCGTGTACACGTTCGGGCCCGACGGCTCGCTGATCGAGCGCGACGGCCTTTAG